From Humisphaera borealis, the proteins below share one genomic window:
- the purD gene encoding phosphoribosylamine--glycine ligase has product MNVLLLGNGAREHALAWKLADSPRVKSLYALPGNPGTAQVADNVDISLSDFAKIEQFVQQNRIELVVVGPEDPLAAGITDHLAKTGVRVFGPNKAGAQLEADKWFAKELMRQQSIPTAEARSFTSADAATEFVKVRNAPCVVKAAGLAKGKGVSVCYRVADALEAIDQAMRQKVHGAAGNRVVIEELMSGPEVSVLAFVDGRSIYVMETSQDHKPVDDGDTGPMTGGMGAYSPTPVITDAVLKQVEREVLVPTLDGLVRDGIDYKGVLYAGLMVTAAGPRVLEFNCRFGDPETQPLMMRLKTDIVDIMVAVCDGKLDQITLQWDPRPAICVVACSKGYPGKYPTGVPITGVADADAMPDVKVFQGGTKIVDGKLVTDGGRVLGVTAIGNTIAEAREKAYKAMEKIHFDGMHYRRDIGHQALR; this is encoded by the coding sequence ATGAACGTCCTTCTGCTCGGCAACGGCGCCCGTGAACACGCTCTGGCCTGGAAACTGGCCGACTCGCCTCGCGTGAAGTCGCTTTACGCGCTTCCCGGCAATCCCGGCACCGCCCAGGTCGCCGACAACGTGGACATTTCGCTCTCCGATTTCGCGAAGATCGAGCAGTTCGTCCAACAGAACCGGATCGAGCTCGTCGTCGTCGGGCCGGAAGATCCGCTCGCCGCTGGCATCACCGATCACCTGGCCAAGACCGGGGTGCGCGTGTTCGGCCCGAACAAGGCCGGTGCCCAGCTCGAGGCCGACAAGTGGTTTGCCAAAGAGCTGATGCGGCAGCAGTCGATCCCGACCGCCGAGGCCCGCAGCTTTACCAGCGCCGATGCCGCGACCGAGTTCGTCAAGGTCCGCAACGCGCCGTGCGTCGTAAAGGCGGCGGGGCTGGCCAAGGGCAAAGGCGTCAGCGTCTGCTACCGCGTTGCCGACGCCCTGGAAGCAATCGACCAGGCCATGCGGCAGAAGGTGCACGGGGCTGCCGGCAATCGCGTCGTCATCGAAGAGCTCATGTCCGGGCCGGAAGTCTCGGTTCTCGCGTTCGTTGATGGCCGCAGCATCTACGTCATGGAGACCAGCCAGGACCACAAGCCGGTCGACGATGGCGACACCGGCCCGATGACCGGCGGCATGGGCGCGTATTCGCCGACGCCCGTCATCACCGACGCCGTCCTGAAGCAGGTCGAGCGCGAGGTTCTCGTGCCCACGCTCGACGGCCTGGTCCGCGACGGCATCGACTACAAAGGCGTCCTCTACGCCGGCCTGATGGTCACCGCGGCGGGGCCGCGCGTGCTGGAGTTCAACTGCCGCTTCGGCGACCCCGAAACCCAGCCGCTGATGATGCGCCTTAAGACCGACATCGTCGACATCATGGTCGCGGTCTGCGACGGCAAGCTCGACCAGATCACGCTCCAGTGGGACCCGCGGCCGGCGATCTGCGTCGTCGCCTGCAGCAAGGGCTACCCCGGCAAGTACCCGACCGGCGTTCCCATCACCGGCGTCGCCGACGCCGACGCCATGCCCGACGTCAAAGTCTTCCAGGGCGGTACGAAGATCGTCGACGGCAAGCTCGTCACTGACGGCGGCCGCGTGCTCGGCGTTACCGCGATCGGCAACACCATCGCCGAGGCCCGCGAGAAGGCCTACAAGGCGATGGAAAAGATCCACTTCGACGGCATGCACTATCGCAGGGACATCGGGCACCAAGCGCTGCGGTAG
- a CDS encoding PD-(D/E)XK nuclease family protein yields the protein MPVQFVVGRAGTGKTYRTLDLVAGHCRSQPLGRPIWLIVPRQATFEYERALVARLGAFARVRVVGMESLGQAVLDEVGGMAMPQVSSAGRQMVIGRLLWRHHDQLRYFGSSARRPGLAASVDAMFDDFERSGQPLTDLGDVIDQFGKSGASPSLHAKLADLRLLYGHYQQYLGQDRLDPEKRRQEITRRLRRAESLNSALVFVDAFYEFTENERLTLAEVAAVAERMEINLTLPPDSAVLGDPKRLPDDLSPFHRTEVAYQRLYRTMQKAGVKIESPLPLHEPRRFQADALKHIEARLWSSDTTASSVAPDPASVDFIEAPDTRTEVQRVAACIGDLLRTDGFRRRDILVLVRGMSDYLHLIHAAFAEHGIPYFADRRRPASHHPLIRFVRAAVWIARDRWSPEAVIALGKTELSGLTQPEADRLENRVREFGITASAWLNETSLGYSRESLPGDEEFEPAAPPPDETDDTLAKAEAAGDVTAVQTTLPPTGRDLNAVRSHLQERLNPLIALLGRTAGPATLRTMAIGVGQVIEAFGVRQTVASWIDAEAERNPEQAGEHEQVWSQLQQLLQEMVEVLGDEEMHPAEFIEVLETGLDGFDLAIPPATLDQVLVGTVDRTRSIDAKAVFVLGLSRGMFPRSHRDGSLLSAPERRELHRRNIAIDADIERKQLDERFLAYVAFTRASHRLIVSRPQASERGAKLDSSEFWDRLRALVPDAPMEQCHQSPMEQLSTPRALVGTMLDWARQLHDANADASSPIANDWRRPLYDWLASRPYTPVAIPFGCHPRMSVTSELESCVAVDRLVNLAWPSLTYSNHPKLSEAVTQQLFAPPLTVSAAQLESFASCPFQHFAGYGLKLSRRPTADISNLELSRIYHDVLQRVIDAVLNTKRNLVELTPDEIAWLVRNWVQPIARQLHGGRFLAEARGHYIVTRVERMLGMIFATMTEQLRRGEFTPIRAAVPFGRDDSKLKSPPIMMPDGSTARLRGQIDRIDKTPTQALAVYDYRMTEQRLSMASVFHGLTLRLLASMMVIDRAGLTMRGRPMLPVAGLTSRLWRNLQDVDHPSEAQDPTTPEFLLASKPRGIIQDTHAKAFDKETEAGNSPVVAMYYKKDGSFGLRETTDIAEEEDFRLLLDFVEGKVAELTGKIAAGEIDVAPYWFEDESPCPRCDFRAVCRFERPVNSYRKLESMKREESLEAMRKKRG from the coding sequence ATGCCCGTTCAATTCGTCGTCGGCCGCGCCGGGACCGGCAAAACCTACCGCACCCTCGACCTCGTCGCCGGGCATTGCCGCAGTCAGCCGCTGGGCCGGCCGATCTGGCTGATCGTCCCGCGCCAGGCGACGTTCGAATACGAACGGGCGTTGGTCGCTCGTCTCGGCGCGTTCGCCCGGGTGCGCGTCGTCGGCATGGAATCGCTCGGACAGGCCGTCCTCGACGAAGTCGGCGGCATGGCGATGCCCCAGGTATCGTCGGCAGGTCGGCAGATGGTCATCGGTCGGCTGCTCTGGCGGCACCATGACCAACTTCGCTATTTCGGTTCGTCCGCCCGGCGGCCGGGCCTGGCCGCATCGGTGGATGCGATGTTCGACGACTTCGAGCGGTCCGGCCAGCCGCTGACCGATCTCGGCGACGTCATCGATCAATTCGGCAAGTCGGGCGCTTCGCCGTCGCTGCACGCCAAGCTCGCCGACCTCCGACTGCTGTACGGCCACTATCAGCAATACCTCGGCCAGGATCGGCTCGACCCCGAGAAGCGGCGGCAGGAGATTACCCGCCGGCTGCGCCGCGCCGAATCGCTCAACAGCGCTCTGGTGTTCGTCGACGCGTTCTACGAGTTCACCGAGAACGAACGGCTGACCCTCGCCGAAGTGGCCGCCGTCGCCGAGCGGATGGAGATCAACCTCACCCTCCCGCCCGACAGCGCCGTGCTCGGCGACCCCAAACGCCTGCCCGACGATCTGAGCCCCTTCCATCGCACCGAGGTCGCCTACCAGCGGCTCTACCGCACGATGCAGAAGGCCGGCGTGAAAATCGAATCCCCCCTGCCGTTGCACGAGCCCCGGCGATTTCAGGCCGACGCGCTGAAGCACATTGAAGCCCGTCTCTGGTCGTCGGACACCACCGCTTCATCCGTCGCCCCCGATCCTGCATCCGTCGACTTCATTGAAGCCCCCGACACCCGCACCGAGGTTCAGCGCGTCGCGGCGTGCATCGGTGACCTGCTCCGCACCGATGGCTTCCGCCGGCGCGACATCCTGGTGCTCGTCCGTGGCATGTCGGACTACCTGCACCTGATCCATGCGGCGTTTGCCGAGCACGGCATTCCGTACTTTGCCGACCGGCGTCGGCCGGCGTCGCACCATCCGCTGATCCGGTTCGTCCGCGCGGCGGTGTGGATCGCCCGCGACCGCTGGTCGCCGGAAGCGGTGATCGCACTCGGCAAGACCGAACTGTCCGGCCTGACCCAGCCCGAGGCCGACCGGCTCGAGAACCGCGTACGCGAGTTCGGCATCACCGCTTCGGCGTGGCTGAACGAAACGTCGCTCGGCTACAGCCGGGAGAGCCTGCCCGGCGACGAAGAGTTCGAGCCCGCCGCCCCGCCGCCGGACGAAACCGACGATACCCTGGCGAAAGCCGAAGCGGCCGGTGATGTAACCGCGGTACAAACCACCCTCCCGCCCACGGGGCGCGACCTGAACGCGGTCCGTTCGCACCTGCAGGAGCGATTGAACCCGCTGATCGCTTTGCTCGGCCGCACTGCGGGGCCGGCGACGCTGCGAACGATGGCGATCGGTGTCGGACAGGTGATCGAAGCGTTCGGCGTCCGCCAAACCGTCGCCAGCTGGATCGACGCCGAAGCAGAGCGCAATCCCGAGCAGGCCGGCGAGCACGAGCAGGTCTGGAGCCAGCTTCAGCAGTTGTTGCAGGAGATGGTGGAAGTGCTCGGCGACGAGGAAATGCACCCGGCGGAGTTCATCGAAGTGCTTGAAACGGGTCTCGACGGTTTCGACCTGGCCATCCCGCCGGCCACGCTCGACCAGGTGCTCGTCGGCACGGTGGACCGCACGCGATCGATCGACGCCAAGGCGGTGTTCGTCCTGGGCCTGAGCCGGGGGATGTTCCCGAGATCCCACCGCGACGGCTCGCTGCTGTCCGCACCCGAACGCCGCGAACTGCACCGGCGAAACATCGCGATCGACGCCGATATCGAACGCAAGCAGCTCGACGAACGATTCTTGGCGTATGTCGCGTTCACACGGGCGTCGCACCGGCTGATCGTGTCGCGACCCCAGGCGAGCGAACGCGGCGCGAAGCTGGATTCGTCGGAATTCTGGGACCGGCTGCGGGCGCTGGTCCCCGATGCGCCAATGGAGCAATGCCACCAGTCGCCGATGGAGCAACTGTCGACGCCGCGGGCACTCGTCGGCACGATGCTCGACTGGGCCCGGCAGTTGCACGACGCCAATGCCGACGCCAGCTCGCCGATCGCAAACGACTGGCGACGGCCGCTCTACGACTGGCTGGCCAGCAGGCCGTACACCCCGGTCGCCATACCATTCGGATGCCACCCAAGGATGTCCGTCACGTCGGAGTTGGAGTCGTGCGTCGCCGTCGACCGGCTCGTCAACCTCGCGTGGCCGTCGCTGACTTACAGCAATCATCCGAAGCTGTCCGAAGCCGTCACCCAGCAGCTCTTCGCGCCGCCGCTGACGGTCAGCGCGGCCCAGCTCGAAAGCTTTGCGTCATGCCCGTTCCAGCACTTTGCGGGGTACGGACTGAAGCTCAGCCGTCGGCCGACCGCTGACATTTCGAACCTGGAGCTGAGCCGAATCTACCACGACGTGCTGCAGCGGGTGATCGATGCGGTGCTGAACACGAAGCGAAACCTCGTCGAGCTCACGCCCGACGAGATCGCCTGGCTGGTGCGGAACTGGGTGCAGCCGATCGCCCGGCAGTTGCACGGCGGACGTTTCCTGGCCGAGGCGCGGGGGCATTACATCGTCACCCGTGTCGAGCGCATGCTCGGAATGATCTTCGCCACGATGACCGAGCAACTGCGGCGCGGCGAGTTCACGCCTATCCGGGCGGCGGTGCCGTTCGGACGGGACGACTCCAAGCTGAAAAGCCCGCCGATCATGATGCCCGACGGCTCGACCGCCCGCCTGCGCGGGCAGATCGACCGCATCGACAAGACGCCGACCCAGGCGCTGGCCGTCTACGACTACCGGATGACCGAGCAACGGCTGTCGATGGCGAGCGTGTTTCACGGGCTGACGCTGCGGCTGCTGGCTTCGATGATGGTAATCGACCGGGCCGGCCTGACCATGCGCGGCCGCCCGATGCTTCCCGTTGCCGGCCTGACGTCGCGCCTGTGGCGGAACCTGCAGGACGTTGACCACCCCAGCGAAGCCCAGGACCCGACAACGCCGGAGTTCCTGCTGGCGAGCAAGCCGCGCGGCATCATCCAGGACACCCACGCCAAGGCGTTCGATAAGGAGACAGAGGCCGGCAATTCCCCCGTCGTCGCGATGTATTACAAGAAGGACGGCTCGTTCGGCCTGCGAGAGACAACCGACATCGCCGAGGAAGAGGACTTTCGGCTGCTGCTCGATTTCGTAGAAGGGAAGGTCGCCGAGCTGACCGGCAAGATCGCCGCCGGCGAGATCGACGTCGCGCCGTACTGGTTCGAAGACGAATCGCCCTGCCCGAGGTGTGATTTCAGAGCGGTGTGCCGCTTCGAGCGGCCGGTGAATTCGTACCGGAAACTGGAGTCAATGAAGCGTGAAGAATCGCTGGAAGCGATGAGGAAGAAGCGCGGATGA
- a CDS encoding DUF456 domain-containing protein: MDWLYYAILALLLICGLVLNVLTLPGNWLILLCAFLYGWVTGWAYVGLYTMIALLVLATVGEVVEFLAAGRATSKIGGSRWGSVGAIVGGLAGAIFLTGLIPIPVVGTLIGVLAGTFLGATLGEWIAGKKVYHTIVIGAVATKGRLYGTILKVVFGFVMFIWAMAMALPVHFT; encoded by the coding sequence ATGGACTGGCTCTACTACGCAATCCTCGCCCTGCTGCTGATCTGCGGGCTCGTGCTGAATGTCCTGACGCTGCCCGGCAACTGGCTCATCCTGCTGTGCGCCTTTCTCTACGGCTGGGTTACGGGATGGGCCTACGTCGGCCTCTACACGATGATCGCACTGCTGGTGCTCGCGACGGTGGGCGAGGTGGTCGAGTTCCTCGCCGCCGGCCGGGCGACCTCCAAGATCGGCGGCAGCCGATGGGGTTCAGTCGGCGCGATCGTCGGCGGGCTGGCGGGCGCGATCTTCCTGACCGGGCTCATCCCCATCCCGGTGGTCGGCACGCTCATCGGCGTGCTGGCCGGCACGTTCCTGGGCGCAACGCTCGGTGAATGGATCGCCGGCAAGAAGGTCTATCACACGATCGTCATCGGCGCCGTCGCCACCAAGGGACGACTCTACGGCACGATCCTGAAAGTGGTCTTCGGCTTCGTGATGTTCATCTGGGCGATGGCGATGGCGCTGCCTGTTCACTTCACGTAG